From one Paramormyrops kingsleyae isolate MSU_618 chromosome 1, PKINGS_0.4, whole genome shotgun sequence genomic stretch:
- the ppp1r12a gene encoding protein phosphatase 1 regulatory subunit 12A isoform X8: protein MKMADAKQKRNEQLKRWLGSETDLEPPILKKKKTKVKFDDGAVFLAACSSGDTEEVLRLLDRGADINYANVDGLTALHQACIDDTVDMVMFLVQNGANINQPDNEGWIPLHAAASCGYMDIAKYLISHGANVGVVNSEGETPLDIAEEEAMEELLQNEINRQGVDIEAARKEEERVMLRDARQWLNSGQIADMRHTKSGGTAMHVAAAKGYAEVLKLLIQAGYDVNIKDFDGWTPLHAAAHWAKEEACRILVESLCDMDTVNKVGQTAFDVADEDVLGHLEELQKKQSLLSSEKQDKKSRLIDETTNKVDNTQPKPLNPPSKNLVLEPLESEKMDEEEEVKKDESSCSSEEEEEEDSESETEADKSKTPAPTSTANSSVPASVMVTSPTSPAQPVTPTSPIKKFAPAGGKTSSKDESPSSWRQGLRKTDSYGALSEITAAREAQRKEDLAGVTRSASSPRLSSTLDNKDKEKDKGTRFAYIMPTIPSRRSTTDMDEKENRDSPASLVRSSSYTRRRWDDDGKSSDTSTLPNRTPSYQRSSFGRRQDDGVSSGITSPATTSSVTSPRSLVSGLGSRSGSSSRFWSEEGINKEKEPEKESAAVIPTIVHTASVTSGTSSTTGTITSSDSKERRRSYLTPVRDEESESQRRARSRQARQSRRSTQGVTLTDLQEAEKTIGRSRPTRTREDDKEEKQDKEKQEEKKEPETKEDDYRWRYRSLEERYRPSATSSTTSSTTALSTSSLSRPNSLSGITSPYSRSTREGAKEGDRKDEEKEAEDKSQPRSIRERRRPREKRRSTGMSFSAQDSDENDLEQQSDSEDGSSRTEPQSDRLSRNDCNVTTTSSTDRYDHLNSRGVRQSYLNRLEKEDTTDYKKLYIQILAENEKLKAQLRDTNLELADLKLQLEKATQRQERFAERSQLEMERREKRALERKISDMEEELKNLQQVKQVQALRKLNEQLVAENRALARVVARLTESCSQPCAADS from the exons GCCTGCATAGATGACACTGTGGATATGGTGATGTTCCTTGTGCAAAATGGAGCCAACATCAACCAGCCCGACAACGAGGGCTGGATCCCACTGCATGCCGCAGCCTCCTGCGGGTACATGGACATCGCAAA GTACCTCATTAGCCATGGAGCCAATGTGGGCGTGGTCAACAGTGAAGGAGAGACACCATTGGACATCGCGGAGGAGGAGGCCATGGAGGAGCTGCTGCAGAATGAAATCAACCGGCAAG GGGTGGACATCGAGGCGGCGCGGAAGGAGGAGGAGCGAGTCATGCTGCGGGACGCGCGCCAGTGGCTGAACAGCGGTCAGATCGCCGACATGCGGCACACCAAGTCCGGCGGCACGGCCATGCATGTGGCGGCAGCCAAGGGCTACGCCGAGGTTTTAAA GCTTTTAATCCAGGCAGGTTATGATGTAAATATTAAGGATTTTGACGGTTGGACTCCGCTCCACGCTGCTGCCCACTGGGCGAAGGAGGAAGCGTGTCGGATTCTGGTGGAGAGCCTGTGTGACATGGACACTGTAAACAAAGTG GGCCAGACAGCCTTTGATGTAGCAGACGAAGATGTCCTCGGTCACCTAGAAGAACTACAGAAGAAGCAGAGCCTG CTTTCGAGCGAAAAGCAGGACAAGAAGTCACGCCTAATTGACGAGACGACCAATAAAGTGGACAACACGCAGCCAAAGCCACTTAA TCCTCCCAGCAAAAATTTGGTGCTAGAGCCCCTGGAGTCGGAGAAGATGGACGAGGAAGAGGAGGTCAAGAAAGACGAGTCCAGCTGCtccagtgaggaggaggaggaggaagactCCGAGTCTGAGACCGAAGCTG ACAAGAGCAAAACCCCTGCCCCCACCAGCACTGCCAACAGCTCCGTGCCAGCCAGCGTGATGGTGACCTCCCCGAccagccccgcccagcccgTGACTCCTACCTCCCCCATCAAGAAG TTTGCACCTGCAGGCGGGAAAACCTCCTCCAAAGATGAGTCTCCATCCTCGTGGCGCCAAGGCCTGCGTAAGACGGACAGCTATGGGGCGCTGTCGGAGATCACGGCCGCCCGGGAGGCCCAGAGGAAGGAGGATCTGGCGGGGGTGACCCGCTCCGCCTCCAGCCCCCGCCTCTCATCCACCCTGGACAACAAGGACAAG GAGAAGGACAAAGGGACGCGATTCGCGTACATCATGCCCACGATCCCGTCCCGAAGGAGCACAACTGACATGGACGAGAAGGAGAACCG GGACTCTCCGGCCAGCCTGGTGCGGAGCAGCTCGTACACCCGGAGGCGCTGGGACGACGATGGCAAGAGCAGCGACACCAGCACCTTACCGAACAGGACCCCCAGCTATCAGCGCAG CTCCTTCGGAAGGAGGCAGGACGACGGCGTGAGCTCCGGCATCACCTCGCCAGCCACCACCTCCTCCGTCACGTCGCCCCGGAGCCTGGTGTCCGGCTTGGGCTCCCGCTCCGGCTCCTCCAGCAG GTTCTGGTCAGAAGAGGGTATAAATAAGGAGAAGGAGCCGGAAAAGGAGTCTGCGGCAGTCATCCCCACCATTGTGCACACAGCATCGGTCACCTCGGGGACCTCCTCCACCACCGGCACTATCACGTCCTCCGACAGCAAGGAGAGACGCAG GTCATACCTCACCCCCGTCCGGGATGAGGAGTCAGAGTCTCAGAGACGAGCACGCTCCAGACAGGCGAGGCAGTCGAGGAGATCGACCCAG GGTGTGACACTGACCGACCTCCAGGAGGCCGAGAAGACCATCGGCCGGAGTCGGCCCACGCGGACCCGTGAGGACGACAAGGAGGAGAAGCAGGACAAGGAGAagcaggaggagaagaaggagcCCGAAACCAAAGAGGACGACTACCGGTGGAGGTACCGCAGCTTGGAGGAG CGCTACAGACCCTCCGCCACCTCCAGCACCACCTCCAGCACCACCGCGCTCTCCACATCCTCCCTCAGTCGGCCCAACAGCCTAAGTGGCATCACCTCGCCCTACAGCCGTTCCACCAGAGAGGGCGCCAAAG AGGGTGACAGGAAGGATGAGGAGAAGGAGGCAGAGGACAAGTCCCAGCCGAGGTCCATACGGGAGCGGCGGCGGCCGCGGGAGAAGAGGCGCTCCACGGGAATGTCCTTCAGTGCCCAGGAT AGCGACGAGAATGACCTGGAGCAGCAGTCCGATTCAGAGGATGGCAGCAGTCGCACGGAGCCCCAG aGTGATCGACTTTCAAG GAATGACTGTAATGTGACGACCACATCCTCGACTGACCGCTACGACCACCTCAACAGCCGGGGGGTCAGGCAGTCGTACTTGAACAGACTGGAGAAGGAGGACACCACAGACTACAAAAAG CTTTACATACAGATCCTAGCTGAAAACGAGAAGCTGAAAGCACAGCTACGTGACACGAACCTGGAACTGGCAGACTTGAAGCTACAGCTGGAAAAGGCAACGCAG AGGCAGGAGCGCTTTGCTGAGCGGTCACagctggagatggagaggagg GAGAAAAGGGCTCTAGAAAGAAAGATCTCTGACATGGAAGAAGAGCTGAAG AACCTCCAGCAGGTAAAGCAGGTTCAGGCTCTGCGGAAGCTTAACGAGCAGCTTGTGGCTGAAAACAGGGCGCTGGCGCGTGTGGTGGCCAGACTCACAGAGTCCTGTAGCCAGCCGTGCGCGGCCGACTCGtag
- the ppp1r12a gene encoding protein phosphatase 1 regulatory subunit 12A isoform X1, giving the protein MKMADAKQKRNEQLKRWLGSETDLEPPILKKKKTKVKFDDGAVFLAACSSGDTEEVLRLLDRGADINYANVDGLTALHQACIDDTVDMVMFLVQNGANINQPDNEGWIPLHAAASCGYMDIAKYLISHGANVGVVNSEGETPLDIAEEEAMEELLQNEINRQGVDIEAARKEEERVMLRDARQWLNSGQIADMRHTKSGGTAMHVAAAKGYAEVLKLLIQAGYDVNIKDFDGWTPLHAAAHWAKEEACRILVESLCDMDTVNKVGQTAFDVADEDVLGHLEELQKKQSLLSSEKQDKKSRLIDETTNKVDNTQPKPLNPPSKNLVLEPLESEKMDEEEEVKKDESSCSSEEEEEEDSESETEADKSKTPAPTSTANSSVPASVMVTSPTSPAQPVTPTSPIKKFAPAGGKTSSKDESPSSWRQGLRKTDSYGALSEITAAREAQRKEDLAGVTRSASSPRLSSTLDNKDKEKDKGTRFAYIMPTIPSRRSTTDMDEKENRDSPASLVRSSSYTRRRWDDDGKSSDTSTLPNRTPSYQRSLSHTLTVTRSSSVRDVPTKSSSATNLDPNSCNSKPWQLTSSLNQSYSIPRSSSFGRRQDDGVSSGITSPATTSSVTSPRSLVSGLGSRSGSSSRLAWGIPGETHGGGCFGAAPLPVHVHLRFWSEEGINKEKEPEKESAAVIPTIVHTASVTSGTSSTTGTITSSDSKERRRSYLTPVRDEESESQRRARSRQARQSRRSTQGVTLTDLQEAEKTIGRSRPTRTREDDKEEKQDKEKQEEKKEPETKEDDYRWRYRSLEERYRPSATSSTTSSTTALSTSSLSRPNSLSGITSPYSRSTREGAKEGDRKDEEKEAEDKSQPRSIRERRRPREKRRSTGMSFSAQDSDENDLEQQSDSEDGSSRTEPQSDRLSRNDCNVTTTSSTDRYDHLNSRGVRQSYLNRLEKEDTTDYKKLYIQILAENEKLKAQLRDTNLELADLKLQLEKATQRQERFAERSQLEMERREKRALERKISDMEEELKNLQQVKQVQALRKLNEQLVAENRALARVVARLTESCSQPCAADS; this is encoded by the exons GCCTGCATAGATGACACTGTGGATATGGTGATGTTCCTTGTGCAAAATGGAGCCAACATCAACCAGCCCGACAACGAGGGCTGGATCCCACTGCATGCCGCAGCCTCCTGCGGGTACATGGACATCGCAAA GTACCTCATTAGCCATGGAGCCAATGTGGGCGTGGTCAACAGTGAAGGAGAGACACCATTGGACATCGCGGAGGAGGAGGCCATGGAGGAGCTGCTGCAGAATGAAATCAACCGGCAAG GGGTGGACATCGAGGCGGCGCGGAAGGAGGAGGAGCGAGTCATGCTGCGGGACGCGCGCCAGTGGCTGAACAGCGGTCAGATCGCCGACATGCGGCACACCAAGTCCGGCGGCACGGCCATGCATGTGGCGGCAGCCAAGGGCTACGCCGAGGTTTTAAA GCTTTTAATCCAGGCAGGTTATGATGTAAATATTAAGGATTTTGACGGTTGGACTCCGCTCCACGCTGCTGCCCACTGGGCGAAGGAGGAAGCGTGTCGGATTCTGGTGGAGAGCCTGTGTGACATGGACACTGTAAACAAAGTG GGCCAGACAGCCTTTGATGTAGCAGACGAAGATGTCCTCGGTCACCTAGAAGAACTACAGAAGAAGCAGAGCCTG CTTTCGAGCGAAAAGCAGGACAAGAAGTCACGCCTAATTGACGAGACGACCAATAAAGTGGACAACACGCAGCCAAAGCCACTTAA TCCTCCCAGCAAAAATTTGGTGCTAGAGCCCCTGGAGTCGGAGAAGATGGACGAGGAAGAGGAGGTCAAGAAAGACGAGTCCAGCTGCtccagtgaggaggaggaggaggaagactCCGAGTCTGAGACCGAAGCTG ACAAGAGCAAAACCCCTGCCCCCACCAGCACTGCCAACAGCTCCGTGCCAGCCAGCGTGATGGTGACCTCCCCGAccagccccgcccagcccgTGACTCCTACCTCCCCCATCAAGAAG TTTGCACCTGCAGGCGGGAAAACCTCCTCCAAAGATGAGTCTCCATCCTCGTGGCGCCAAGGCCTGCGTAAGACGGACAGCTATGGGGCGCTGTCGGAGATCACGGCCGCCCGGGAGGCCCAGAGGAAGGAGGATCTGGCGGGGGTGACCCGCTCCGCCTCCAGCCCCCGCCTCTCATCCACCCTGGACAACAAGGACAAG GAGAAGGACAAAGGGACGCGATTCGCGTACATCATGCCCACGATCCCGTCCCGAAGGAGCACAACTGACATGGACGAGAAGGAGAACCG GGACTCTCCGGCCAGCCTGGTGCGGAGCAGCTCGTACACCCGGAGGCGCTGGGACGACGATGGCAAGAGCAGCGACACCAGCACCTTACCGAACAGGACCCCCAGCTATCAGCGCAG CCTGTCCCACACGCTGACCGTGACCCGCTCTAGCAGCGTGCGCGACGTCCCCACAAAGTCGTCGTCCGCCACCAACCTGGACCCTAACTCCTGTAACTCTAAGCCCTGGCAGCTGACGTCCTCACTCAACCAGTCTTACAGCATTCCCAGAAG CAGCTCCTTCGGAAGGAGGCAGGACGACGGCGTGAGCTCCGGCATCACCTCGCCAGCCACCACCTCCTCCGTCACGTCGCCCCGGAGCCTGGTGTCCGGCTTGGGCTCCCGCTCCGGCTCCTCCAGCAGGTTGGCCTGGGGGATCCCGGGCGAGACGCATGGTGGCGGCTGCTTTGGGGCGGCCCCTTTACCTGTACATGTCCACCTCAGGTTCTGGTCAGAAGAGGGTATAAATAAGGAGAAGGAGCCGGAAAAGGAGTCTGCGGCAGTCATCCCCACCATTGTGCACACAGCATCGGTCACCTCGGGGACCTCCTCCACCACCGGCACTATCACGTCCTCCGACAGCAAGGAGAGACGCAG GTCATACCTCACCCCCGTCCGGGATGAGGAGTCAGAGTCTCAGAGACGAGCACGCTCCAGACAGGCGAGGCAGTCGAGGAGATCGACCCAG GGTGTGACACTGACCGACCTCCAGGAGGCCGAGAAGACCATCGGCCGGAGTCGGCCCACGCGGACCCGTGAGGACGACAAGGAGGAGAAGCAGGACAAGGAGAagcaggaggagaagaaggagcCCGAAACCAAAGAGGACGACTACCGGTGGAGGTACCGCAGCTTGGAGGAG CGCTACAGACCCTCCGCCACCTCCAGCACCACCTCCAGCACCACCGCGCTCTCCACATCCTCCCTCAGTCGGCCCAACAGCCTAAGTGGCATCACCTCGCCCTACAGCCGTTCCACCAGAGAGGGCGCCAAAG AGGGTGACAGGAAGGATGAGGAGAAGGAGGCAGAGGACAAGTCCCAGCCGAGGTCCATACGGGAGCGGCGGCGGCCGCGGGAGAAGAGGCGCTCCACGGGAATGTCCTTCAGTGCCCAGGAT AGCGACGAGAATGACCTGGAGCAGCAGTCCGATTCAGAGGATGGCAGCAGTCGCACGGAGCCCCAG aGTGATCGACTTTCAAG GAATGACTGTAATGTGACGACCACATCCTCGACTGACCGCTACGACCACCTCAACAGCCGGGGGGTCAGGCAGTCGTACTTGAACAGACTGGAGAAGGAGGACACCACAGACTACAAAAAG CTTTACATACAGATCCTAGCTGAAAACGAGAAGCTGAAAGCACAGCTACGTGACACGAACCTGGAACTGGCAGACTTGAAGCTACAGCTGGAAAAGGCAACGCAG AGGCAGGAGCGCTTTGCTGAGCGGTCACagctggagatggagaggagg GAGAAAAGGGCTCTAGAAAGAAAGATCTCTGACATGGAAGAAGAGCTGAAG AACCTCCAGCAGGTAAAGCAGGTTCAGGCTCTGCGGAAGCTTAACGAGCAGCTTGTGGCTGAAAACAGGGCGCTGGCGCGTGTGGTGGCCAGACTCACAGAGTCCTGTAGCCAGCCGTGCGCGGCCGACTCGtag
- the ppp1r12a gene encoding protein phosphatase 1 regulatory subunit 12A isoform X6 produces MKMADAKQKRNEQLKRWLGSETDLEPPILKKKKTKVKFDDGAVFLAACSSGDTEEVLRLLDRGADINYANVDGLTALHQACIDDTVDMVMFLVQNGANINQPDNEGWIPLHAAASCGYMDIAKYLISHGANVGVVNSEGETPLDIAEEEAMEELLQNEINRQGVDIEAARKEEERVMLRDARQWLNSGQIADMRHTKSGGTAMHVAAAKGYAEVLKLLIQAGYDVNIKDFDGWTPLHAAAHWAKEEACRILVESLCDMDTVNKVGQTAFDVADEDVLGHLEELQKKQSLLSSEKQDKKSRLIDETTNKVDNTQPKPLNPPSKNLVLEPLESEKMDEEEEVKKDESSCSSEEEEEEDSESETEADKSKTPAPTSTANSSVPASVMVTSPTSPAQPVTPTSPIKKFAPAGGKTSSKDESPSSWRQGLRKTDSYGALSEITAAREAQRKEDLAGVTRSASSPRLSSTLDNKDKEKDKGTRFAYIMPTIPSRRSTTDMDEKENRDSPASLVRSSSYTRRRWDDDGKSSDTSTLPNRTPSYQRSLSHTLTVTRSSSVRDVPTKSSSATNLDPNSCNSKPWQLTSSLNQSYSIPRSSSFGRRQDDGVSSGITSPATTSSVTSPRSLVSGLGSRSGSSSRFWSEEGINKEKEPEKESAAVIPTIVHTASVTSGTSSTTGTITSSDSKERRRSYLTPVRDEESESQRRARSRQARQSRRSTQGVTLTDLQEAEKTIGRSRPTRTREDDKEEKQDKEKQEEKKEPETKEDDYRWRYRSLEERYRPSATSSTTSSTTALSTSSLSRPNSLSGITSPYSRSTREGAKEGDRKDEEKEAEDKSQPRSIRERRRPREKRRSTGMSFSAQDSDENDLEQQSDSEDGSSRTEPQSDRLSRNDCNVTTTSSTDRYDHLNSRGVRQSYLNRLEKEDTTDYKKLYIQILAENEKLKAQLRDTNLELADLKLQLEKATQRQERFAERSQLEMERREKRALERKISDMEEELKTLPDLKADNQRLKDENGALIRVISKLSK; encoded by the exons GCCTGCATAGATGACACTGTGGATATGGTGATGTTCCTTGTGCAAAATGGAGCCAACATCAACCAGCCCGACAACGAGGGCTGGATCCCACTGCATGCCGCAGCCTCCTGCGGGTACATGGACATCGCAAA GTACCTCATTAGCCATGGAGCCAATGTGGGCGTGGTCAACAGTGAAGGAGAGACACCATTGGACATCGCGGAGGAGGAGGCCATGGAGGAGCTGCTGCAGAATGAAATCAACCGGCAAG GGGTGGACATCGAGGCGGCGCGGAAGGAGGAGGAGCGAGTCATGCTGCGGGACGCGCGCCAGTGGCTGAACAGCGGTCAGATCGCCGACATGCGGCACACCAAGTCCGGCGGCACGGCCATGCATGTGGCGGCAGCCAAGGGCTACGCCGAGGTTTTAAA GCTTTTAATCCAGGCAGGTTATGATGTAAATATTAAGGATTTTGACGGTTGGACTCCGCTCCACGCTGCTGCCCACTGGGCGAAGGAGGAAGCGTGTCGGATTCTGGTGGAGAGCCTGTGTGACATGGACACTGTAAACAAAGTG GGCCAGACAGCCTTTGATGTAGCAGACGAAGATGTCCTCGGTCACCTAGAAGAACTACAGAAGAAGCAGAGCCTG CTTTCGAGCGAAAAGCAGGACAAGAAGTCACGCCTAATTGACGAGACGACCAATAAAGTGGACAACACGCAGCCAAAGCCACTTAA TCCTCCCAGCAAAAATTTGGTGCTAGAGCCCCTGGAGTCGGAGAAGATGGACGAGGAAGAGGAGGTCAAGAAAGACGAGTCCAGCTGCtccagtgaggaggaggaggaggaagactCCGAGTCTGAGACCGAAGCTG ACAAGAGCAAAACCCCTGCCCCCACCAGCACTGCCAACAGCTCCGTGCCAGCCAGCGTGATGGTGACCTCCCCGAccagccccgcccagcccgTGACTCCTACCTCCCCCATCAAGAAG TTTGCACCTGCAGGCGGGAAAACCTCCTCCAAAGATGAGTCTCCATCCTCGTGGCGCCAAGGCCTGCGTAAGACGGACAGCTATGGGGCGCTGTCGGAGATCACGGCCGCCCGGGAGGCCCAGAGGAAGGAGGATCTGGCGGGGGTGACCCGCTCCGCCTCCAGCCCCCGCCTCTCATCCACCCTGGACAACAAGGACAAG GAGAAGGACAAAGGGACGCGATTCGCGTACATCATGCCCACGATCCCGTCCCGAAGGAGCACAACTGACATGGACGAGAAGGAGAACCG GGACTCTCCGGCCAGCCTGGTGCGGAGCAGCTCGTACACCCGGAGGCGCTGGGACGACGATGGCAAGAGCAGCGACACCAGCACCTTACCGAACAGGACCCCCAGCTATCAGCGCAG CCTGTCCCACACGCTGACCGTGACCCGCTCTAGCAGCGTGCGCGACGTCCCCACAAAGTCGTCGTCCGCCACCAACCTGGACCCTAACTCCTGTAACTCTAAGCCCTGGCAGCTGACGTCCTCACTCAACCAGTCTTACAGCATTCCCAGAAG CAGCTCCTTCGGAAGGAGGCAGGACGACGGCGTGAGCTCCGGCATCACCTCGCCAGCCACCACCTCCTCCGTCACGTCGCCCCGGAGCCTGGTGTCCGGCTTGGGCTCCCGCTCCGGCTCCTCCAGCAG GTTCTGGTCAGAAGAGGGTATAAATAAGGAGAAGGAGCCGGAAAAGGAGTCTGCGGCAGTCATCCCCACCATTGTGCACACAGCATCGGTCACCTCGGGGACCTCCTCCACCACCGGCACTATCACGTCCTCCGACAGCAAGGAGAGACGCAG GTCATACCTCACCCCCGTCCGGGATGAGGAGTCAGAGTCTCAGAGACGAGCACGCTCCAGACAGGCGAGGCAGTCGAGGAGATCGACCCAG GGTGTGACACTGACCGACCTCCAGGAGGCCGAGAAGACCATCGGCCGGAGTCGGCCCACGCGGACCCGTGAGGACGACAAGGAGGAGAAGCAGGACAAGGAGAagcaggaggagaagaaggagcCCGAAACCAAAGAGGACGACTACCGGTGGAGGTACCGCAGCTTGGAGGAG CGCTACAGACCCTCCGCCACCTCCAGCACCACCTCCAGCACCACCGCGCTCTCCACATCCTCCCTCAGTCGGCCCAACAGCCTAAGTGGCATCACCTCGCCCTACAGCCGTTCCACCAGAGAGGGCGCCAAAG AGGGTGACAGGAAGGATGAGGAGAAGGAGGCAGAGGACAAGTCCCAGCCGAGGTCCATACGGGAGCGGCGGCGGCCGCGGGAGAAGAGGCGCTCCACGGGAATGTCCTTCAGTGCCCAGGAT AGCGACGAGAATGACCTGGAGCAGCAGTCCGATTCAGAGGATGGCAGCAGTCGCACGGAGCCCCAG aGTGATCGACTTTCAAG GAATGACTGTAATGTGACGACCACATCCTCGACTGACCGCTACGACCACCTCAACAGCCGGGGGGTCAGGCAGTCGTACTTGAACAGACTGGAGAAGGAGGACACCACAGACTACAAAAAG CTTTACATACAGATCCTAGCTGAAAACGAGAAGCTGAAAGCACAGCTACGTGACACGAACCTGGAACTGGCAGACTTGAAGCTACAGCTGGAAAAGGCAACGCAG AGGCAGGAGCGCTTTGCTGAGCGGTCACagctggagatggagaggagg GAGAAAAGGGCTCTAGAAAGAAAGATCTCTGACATGGAAGAAGAGCTGAAG ACGCTGCCAGACCTGAAAGCAGACAACCAGAGACTAAAGGACGAGAATGGAGCACTGATCAGAGTAATTAGCAAACTTTCCAAGTAG